In Rhizophagus irregularis chromosome 19, complete sequence, the following are encoded in one genomic region:
- a CDS encoding DEAH-box ATP-dependent RNA helicase prp43, translating to MDDKNFHAVEVTDQRMDNKKRNAESAVEVTDQRNNETDQTNSTHEHLNKRQRIGETPIEENPYLAHLNKPARLNQANSALDGFIPGKTTATQARRAEEGIYNPFNSKKFSQKYRDILAIRRKLPVHAQRQEFLDLVHSSQFVVFVGETGSGKTTQIPQFLCYDVLPHLKKKQIACTQPRRVAAMSVAQRVSDEMDVKLGEEVGYNIRFEDCSSPKTILKYLTDGMLLREAMNDPKLEKYSAIILDEAHERTLATDILMGLMKQIAKVRPDLKVIVMSATLDAEKFQKYFNDAPVLTVPGRTFPVEIFYTPEPERDYLEAAIRTVMQIHACEDPGDILLFLTGEEEIEGACQKIKVESEELLSQTELGPLKILPLYSSLPPPQQQRIFEDAPPPRTKDGKPGRKVIVSTNIAETSLTIDGIVYVVDPGFSKQKVYNPRIRVESLLVSPISKASAQQRAGRAGRTRAGKCFRLYTERAFLKELQEQTHPEILRSNLGSVVLQLKKLGIDDLVHFDFMDPPAPETLMRALELLNYLGALDDEGNLTGDGHLMAEFPLDPQLSKMLIESPKYRCSNEILSIAALLSVPNIFVRPNDMKKQAEEAKAKFAHDEGDHLTLLNVYHAYKSESRDRDADWCYDNFLSIRSLKSADNVRQQLKRIMERCDEELVSTPFTDGNYYINIRKALTAGFFMQVAHLEKSGHYLTCKDNQIVQLHPSSSLKHQPEWVLYNEFVLTTKNYIRTVTEVKAEWLLDIAPVYYDLKNFPNCEGKRVLEKILMRKSSKRPVVAARSVIGTMKADRDNDQSKKPVVAAMKANRNSDPSRK from the exons ATGGACGATAAAAACTTCCATGCTGTTGAGGTCACCGATCAGAGAATGGATAACAAAAAGCGCAATGCAGAAAGTGCTGTTGAGGTCACTGATCAAAGAAACAACGAAACAGATCAAACTAATAGCACGCACGAGCACTTAAATAAACGGCAAAGAATTGGAGAAACACCTATAGAGGAAAACCCTTACTTGGCACATTTAAATAAACCTGCCCGTTTAAATCAAGCAAACAGTGCACTTGATGGTTTTATTCCGGGGAAAACAACTGCTACTCAAGCCCGAAGAGCAGAAGAAGGAATTTATAATccttttaatagtaaaaaatttagtcAAAAATATCGTGACATTTTAGCAATTCGTCGTAAATTGCCCGTGCACGCACAAAGACAAGAGTTTCTAGATCTGGTTCATAGCAGCCAATTTGTGGTTTTCGTTGGTGAAACCGGATCTGGAAAAACGACAca aaTTCCACAATTTCTCTGTTATGATGTTCTTCCTcacttaaagaaaaaacaaattgcCTGTACTCAGCCCCGCCGAGTTGCTGCCATGTCAGTTGCTCAACGTGTCTCCGACGAAATGGATGTAAAACTTGGCGAGGAAGTCGGATACAACATACGTTTTGAAGATTGCTCCAGTCCAAAGACTATATTGAAGTATTTAACTGATGGTATGCTTCTTCGCGAAGCTATGAATGAtcctaaattagaaaaatattctGCAATTATTCTCGATGAAGCTCATGAACGTACCTTGGCAACGGACATCCTTATGGGATTAATGAAACAG ATCGCTAAAGTCCGTCCGGATTTGAAAGTAATTGTGATGAGTGCTACACTTGACgcagaaaaatttcaaaaatattttaatgatgcGCCGGTTCtg ACCGTTCCTGGGCGAACTTTCCCGGTTGAGATTTTTTATACTCCAGAACCTGAACGTGATTATCTAGAAGCCGCTATTCGGACTGTGATGCAGATTCATGCGTGCGAAGATCCCggagatattttattatttctaacaGGAGAAGAAGAAATCGAAGGTGCAtgtcaaaaaattaaagtagAATCTGAAGAATTATTGAGTCAAACGGAATTAGGACCTTTGAAGATTCTTCCTTTGTATTCTTCCTTGCCTCCCCCGCAACAGCAACGTATTTTTGAAGATGCACCACCACCACGCACTAAAGATGGAAAGCCTGGTCGTAAAGTTATCGTTTCTACGAACATTGCTGAAACGTCCTTGACTATCGATGGTATAGTCTATGTTGTTGATCCCGGATTTAGTAAGCAAAAGGTATACAATCCTCGTATTCGTGTTGAATCATTGCTAGTTAGCCCAATTAGCAAAGCTTCTGCTCAACAAAGGGCTGGTCGTGCTGGGCGTACTCGTGCTGGGAAATGCTTCCGTCTGTATACTGAAAGAGCATTTCTTAAAGAATTACAAGAACAAACACATCCTGAAATTTTAAGAAGCAATTTGGGTAGTGTTGTTCTTCAATTGAAAAAGCTTGGTATAGACGATCTCGTGCATTTTGATTTCATGGACCCTCCgg ctCCAGAAACATTAATGCGTGCCCttgaacttttaaattatctcGGAGCTCTTGATGACGAAGGTAATTTAACTGGTGACGGCCATTTGATGGCCGAGTTCCCACTTGATCCGCAATTATCCAAAATGTTGATAGAAAGTCCAAAGTATAGATGCTCTAACGAGATTTTATCCATAGCTGCTTTATTATCAG TTCCAAATATATTTGTGCGACCTAACGATATGAAAAAACAAGCTGAAGAAGCAAAGGCGAAATTCGCACATGATGAGGGTGATCATTTAACGTTGTTGAATGTTTACCATGCTTATAAATCTg aatcaaGAGATAGGGACGCAGACTGGTGTTACGATAATTTCTTAAGTATTAGATCATTGAAGTCAGCCGATAATGTCCGCCAGCAGCTTAAACGCATAATGGAACGATGTGACGAGGAACTGGTCAGTACTCCGTTCACGGACGGTAACTACTATATTAACATACGGAAAGCTTTGACAGCAGGATTCTTTATGCAAGTAGCACATTTGGAGAAATCGGGCCATTATCTGACATGTAAAGACAATCAG ATAGTCCAACTCCATCCTTCATCATCTCTTAAACATCAACCCGAATGGGTTTTATATAATGAGTTTGTTCTAACAACCAAGAATTATATTCGCACTGTGACAGAAGTTAAAGCCGAATG GCTTTTGGATATAGCTCCTGTTTATTATGATCTCAAAAACTTTCCTAATTGTGAAGGAAAACGTGTATTGGAGAAGATTTTGATGCGTAAATCTTCTAAGAGACCTGTAGTGGCTGCCAGATCTGTAATAGGTACCATGAAAGCAGATAGGGATAACGATCAATCTAAGAAACCAGTAGTAGCTGCCATGAAAGCAAATAGGAATAGCGATCCAAGCAGAAAGTAA